One Deinococcus ruber DNA window includes the following coding sequences:
- the xseB gene encoding exodeoxyribonuclease VII small subunit produces the protein MPRRDAPTTYRDAYAALSRIAAELENGDADLDRVLPLIEEARAAYAVCRSRIEALNTALGEGTAPDDDTGSALDGSAADRSSADDSSDEDDDF, from the coding sequence GTGCCGCGCCGCGACGCCCCCACCACCTACCGCGACGCCTACGCCGCGCTGAGTCGTATCGCTGCCGAACTGGAAAACGGCGATGCCGACCTGGACAGAGTTCTGCCACTGATCGAGGAAGCGCGGGCCGCATATGCGGTGTGCCGGAGCCGTATCGAGGCGCTGAATACCGCGCTGGGTGAGGGGACAGCACCAGACGATGACACAGGATCGGCACTGGACGGGAGTGCAGCAGACAGAAGCAGCGCCGACGACAGCAGCGACGAAGACGACGACTTCTAA
- the obgE gene encoding GTPase ObgE produces the protein MAFRDVLEIEVQAGHGGDGSMSFHRAKYTPKGGPDGGHGGKGGSILLRAVEGVESLERLLGRRKFKAESGAYGEGRLRQGSDGADTIIDVPVGTTAFDLDTGKVVADLVRPGQIKVVARGGLGGRGNSVFASSTRQAPRFAELGTRGQKRRVRLELRLIADVGLVGYPNAGKSSLLAALSNANPAIAAYPFTTLSPILGVVEDRENDRRFTLADIPGIIEGASEGRGLGLEFLRHISRTRLLVYVLDVAQNPAQELEALQSELRSYDPLLLEGVSMVALNKIDTVEADLAQLAEDELSTFGLPVMQVSAREHQNLDALKQALFELLPARELWAQTHALEEESDELREEALSLVMRIDPPDKHRGVEVGGPVRVWEVHGGGFEERLERFARHLEDAAEYLSGLFKRQGLYKALKKVGAQEGDTIEIGPHQFEYFDDEETRASDIEPGPTRVARSTRLESPSQNNASFDAAPEDAQVWSAEQD, from the coding sequence ATGGCGTTTAGAGACGTACTTGAAATTGAAGTGCAGGCGGGGCACGGCGGCGACGGCTCAATGAGCTTTCACCGGGCCAAATACACGCCCAAAGGTGGCCCCGACGGTGGGCACGGCGGCAAGGGCGGAAGCATTCTGCTGCGTGCCGTGGAGGGTGTCGAGAGCCTGGAACGACTGCTCGGACGGCGCAAGTTCAAGGCCGAGAGCGGAGCCTACGGCGAGGGCCGTCTGCGGCAGGGCAGTGACGGAGCCGATACCATCATCGACGTGCCAGTCGGTACCACAGCTTTCGACCTCGATACCGGCAAGGTGGTGGCCGATCTGGTCAGACCCGGCCAGATCAAGGTGGTGGCACGCGGCGGCCTGGGTGGACGCGGCAACAGTGTGTTTGCCAGCAGCACCCGTCAGGCACCCCGCTTTGCCGAGCTGGGAACGCGCGGACAGAAGCGCCGGGTGCGCCTTGAACTTCGGCTGATCGCCGACGTGGGCCTGGTGGGGTATCCGAATGCGGGCAAATCCAGCCTGCTGGCCGCCCTGAGCAACGCCAATCCGGCCATCGCGGCGTATCCCTTCACCACGCTCTCCCCCATTCTGGGTGTGGTGGAAGACCGTGAAAACGACCGCCGCTTCACGCTGGCCGACATCCCCGGCATCATCGAGGGAGCCAGTGAGGGGCGCGGCCTGGGGCTGGAATTCCTGCGGCACATCAGCCGTACTCGCCTGCTGGTGTACGTGCTGGACGTGGCACAGAACCCGGCACAGGAGCTGGAAGCTCTGCAATCCGAGCTGCGGAGTTACGATCCCCTGCTGCTGGAAGGCGTGTCGATGGTGGCACTGAACAAGATCGACACCGTAGAGGCCGATCTGGCGCAGCTGGCCGAAGACGAGCTGAGCACCTTCGGGCTGCCGGTGATGCAGGTGAGTGCGCGTGAACATCAGAATCTGGACGCCCTGAAACAGGCACTCTTTGAACTGCTGCCTGCCCGCGAACTGTGGGCGCAGACGCACGCACTGGAAGAGGAAAGCGACGAACTGCGCGAGGAAGCGCTGAGTCTGGTCATGCGGATTGATCCGCCCGACAAGCACCGTGGCGTGGAAGTGGGCGGCCCGGTACGGGTGTGGGAAGTTCATGGCGGCGGCTTCGAAGAGCGGCTGGAACGCTTTGCCCGTCATCTTGAAGACGCTGCCGAGTATTTGTCGGGTCTGTTCAAGCGGCAGGGACTGTACAAGGCTCTCAAGAAGGTGGGCGCTCAGGAAGGCGACACCATCGAGATCGGGCCGCACCAGTTCGAATACTTCGACGACGAGGAAACCCGCGCGTCCGATATCGAGCCGGGGCCGACCCGGGTTGCCCGTTCTACCCGGCTGGAGTCGCCCTCACAGAATAACGCTTCCTTTGACGCGGCTCCGGAAGACGCCCAGGTCTGGAGCGCCGAGCAGGACTGA
- the cdaA gene encoding diadenylate cyclase CdaA, with translation MFSGINPRDILDVLLVAAAIYQGYLLVSGTRAVNVLRGVLIFAAFWLASSLLQLSALNYLLGRAGTVGLFALVVVFQPELRAALERLGRPRNRGAGRGSAALQELSRAAERMAERKTGALIALERRTPLGEYARSGVMLDAVLSAPFLEALFARNAPLHDGGVIVQGDRVVAAACLFPLQASDGTYRRYGTRHRAALGLSELTDAVVLVVSEERGSIRLALAGRLGPELTVGELRDRLRELIYEDDL, from the coding sequence ATGTTCTCCGGCATCAACCCACGCGACATTCTGGATGTGTTGCTGGTTGCTGCCGCCATCTATCAGGGCTATCTGCTGGTCAGCGGCACCCGCGCCGTGAACGTGCTGCGCGGCGTCTTGATCTTCGCGGCCTTCTGGCTGGCGAGTTCGCTGCTGCAACTATCGGCGCTGAATTATCTGCTGGGCCGGGCCGGAACGGTGGGGCTGTTCGCGCTGGTGGTGGTGTTTCAGCCAGAGCTCCGGGCCGCACTGGAGCGGCTGGGTCGCCCGCGCAACCGGGGGGCAGGCCGGGGCAGCGCCGCCCTTCAGGAGCTCAGCCGGGCTGCCGAACGCATGGCCGAGCGCAAGACCGGAGCTTTGATCGCGCTGGAGCGCCGCACCCCCCTGGGCGAATACGCCCGCAGCGGTGTGATGCTCGACGCGGTGCTGAGTGCGCCCTTTCTGGAAGCGCTGTTCGCCCGCAATGCCCCGCTGCACGACGGCGGCGTGATCGTGCAGGGCGACCGGGTGGTGGCGGCTGCCTGTCTGTTTCCGCTCCAGGCCAGCGACGGCACTTACCGGCGGTACGGCACCCGCCACCGGGCCGCCCTGGGCCTGTCGGAACTGACCGACGCGGTGGTACTGGTGGTCAGCGAGGAACGCGGCAGTATCCGGCTGGCACTGGCCGGTCGGCTGGGGCCAGAGCTGACCGTGGGCGAACTGCGCGACCGCCTGCGAGAACTCATCTACGAGGACGATCTATGA
- the ndk gene encoding nucleoside-diphosphate kinase — MERTFAMIKPDGVKRGLTAELLTRIQRKGYRVVGLKQFVISRELAENHYGEHKERPFFGELVNFITSGPVVAIALEGENAISGWRGMMGATNPANAAPGTIRADYATSTGENVTHGSDSPESAERELGLFFKPEELL; from the coding sequence ATGGAACGTACTTTTGCCATGATCAAACCCGACGGCGTCAAGCGTGGCCTGACTGCCGAACTCCTCACTCGTATTCAGCGCAAGGGCTACCGCGTGGTGGGCCTCAAACAGTTCGTGATTTCACGCGAGCTGGCCGAGAACCACTACGGCGAGCACAAAGAGCGCCCGTTCTTTGGTGAACTGGTGAACTTCATTACCTCTGGCCCGGTAGTCGCCATCGCTCTGGAGGGCGAAAACGCGATTTCCGGATGGCGCGGCATGATGGGCGCGACCAACCCGGCCAACGCCGCCCCCGGCACCATCCGCGCCGACTACGCCACCAGCACGGGCGAAAACGTGACGCACGGCAGCGACAGCCCCGAGAGCGCCGAGCGCGAGCTGGGCCTGTTCTTCAAGCCCGAAGAACTGCTCTAA
- the rsfS gene encoding ribosome silencing factor — MTQTTPPHTIDPTTQQQLAAIVHAARERRAEDVTVLDLTDVSTTLDYFVIATATAGLQLNAVQENIRQKAMEAGLNRPTVEGPSERWLLLAFGASIVVHLMTREAREYYDLEGLWADAKVMDFPEERQA, encoded by the coding sequence ATGACCCAGACCACACCCCCGCACACCATCGACCCCACCACCCAGCAGCAACTGGCCGCCATCGTGCATGCCGCTCGCGAGCGCCGCGCCGAAGACGTGACGGTACTCGACCTGACCGACGTTTCGACCACCCTCGATTACTTCGTGATCGCCACCGCCACCGCCGGACTCCAGCTCAATGCCGTGCAGGAGAACATCCGTCAGAAGGCGATGGAAGCGGGCCTGAACCGTCCCACCGTCGAAGGCCCCAGCGAGCGCTGGCTGTTGCTGGCCTTCGGCGCAAGCATCGTGGTGCACCTGATGACCCGTGAGGCCCGCGAATACTACGACCTGGAAGGGCTGTGGGCCGACGCCAAGGTGATGGACTTTCCGGAAGAGCGCCAGGCTTAA
- the ahbA gene encoding siroheme decarboxylase subunit alpha: MTAPVQPTLSAAAPQETLPTPRELLLNRIQKDIPIVQRPYRVLAEEVGLSEAEALAILQDVKAQGVLRQVSAIFDTRTLGYQSSLVAAVYDEDQLDSGAEVINGHPGVSHNYRRNHSFNLWYTIAVPPESDLEAHVQRLHELSGAKLTRLMPTLHLYKIGVEFDMTGTEAWNAKSAPQYTSEQRNIGYAVTDLDKRFVVEFQKDLPLTEEPYAQACEALGLSIDEVAAHAEKMKAAGALRRVSAVFRHQSAGFRFNAMGVWAVPQADVQETGQQMAGFKAVSHCYLRPTYPEWPYTIFTMVHGRSKEEAFGKIQAIEQEVAPGIAHDILYSTKEFKKIRLEFYRPEFYEWEQRELGTAAANA, encoded by the coding sequence ATGACCGCGCCTGTCCAGCCCACTCTTTCCGCCGCTGCGCCGCAAGAAACGCTGCCCACTCCCCGCGAACTGCTGCTCAACCGCATCCAGAAGGATATTCCCATCGTGCAGCGACCTTACCGGGTACTGGCCGAGGAAGTCGGACTGAGCGAGGCCGAGGCTCTGGCAATTTTGCAGGACGTGAAGGCTCAGGGCGTGCTGCGGCAGGTCAGCGCTATCTTCGATACCCGCACCCTCGGCTATCAGAGCAGCCTGGTGGCGGCAGTCTACGACGAAGATCAGCTCGATTCGGGCGCAGAGGTCATCAACGGGCATCCGGGAGTCAGTCATAACTACCGCCGCAACCACAGCTTCAACCTGTGGTACACCATCGCCGTGCCGCCGGAAAGCGATCTGGAAGCGCATGTACAGCGTCTGCACGAGCTGAGCGGCGCGAAACTGACCCGCCTGATGCCCACGCTGCACCTGTACAAGATCGGCGTGGAATTCGATATGACCGGCACCGAAGCCTGGAACGCCAAGAGTGCGCCGCAGTACACCAGCGAGCAGCGCAACATCGGCTACGCCGTGACCGATCTGGACAAGCGATTTGTCGTGGAATTTCAGAAAGACCTGCCGCTGACCGAGGAACCCTACGCGCAGGCCTGTGAAGCGCTGGGCCTGAGCATCGACGAGGTGGCGGCCCACGCCGAGAAGATGAAAGCTGCCGGAGCGCTGAGGCGAGTATCGGCGGTCTTCCGCCACCAGTCGGCGGGCTTCCGGTTCAATGCGATGGGCGTGTGGGCCGTTCCTCAGGCCGACGTGCAGGAAACCGGGCAGCAGATGGCGGGCTTCAAGGCGGTCTCGCACTGCTACCTGCGCCCCACCTATCCCGAGTGGCCCTACACCATCTTCACGATGGTTCATGGGCGCAGCAAGGAAGAGGCGTTCGGCAAGATTCAGGCCATCGAGCAGGAAGTGGCTCCCGGCATCGCCCACGACATCCTGTACAGCACCAAAGAATTCAAGAAGATTCGGCTGGAATTCTACAGACCCGAGTTCTATGAGTGGGAGCAGCGCGAACTGGGCACCGCGGCAGCCAACGCCTGA
- the rplU gene encoding 50S ribosomal protein L21, giving the protein MFAVIQSGGKQYRVEEGDVIRVEKLAGEAGDKLDLTPIFVAGDSVLTGTEAAKFVVSAEVVDHGKHPKIYIRKYKSGIQYRKRTGHRQQFTAIKIVGIKG; this is encoded by the coding sequence ATGTTTGCAGTGATTCAGAGCGGTGGAAAGCAGTACCGCGTAGAGGAAGGCGACGTAATCCGCGTCGAGAAGCTGGCGGGCGAAGCGGGCGACAAGCTCGACCTGACCCCTATTTTTGTGGCGGGCGACAGCGTGCTGACCGGCACCGAGGCCGCCAAGTTCGTGGTGAGCGCCGAAGTGGTCGACCACGGCAAGCACCCCAAGATCTACATCCGCAAGTACAAGAGCGGCATCCAGTACCGCAAGCGTACCGGTCACCGTCAGCAGTTCACGGCGATCAAGATCGTCGGCATCAAGGGCTGA
- the rpmA gene encoding 50S ribosomal protein L27 — translation MAHKKGVGSSKNGRDSNPKYLGVKKFGGEKVLAGNILVRQRGTKFQAGAGVGMGRDHTLFALIEGQVVFANKGNKGRFISVHEIVTAAAAD, via the coding sequence ATGGCACACAAGAAAGGCGTAGGTTCGTCCAAGAACGGACGCGACAGCAATCCCAAGTACCTGGGCGTGAAGAAGTTCGGCGGCGAGAAAGTGCTGGCCGGCAACATCCTGGTCCGTCAGCGCGGCACCAAGTTCCAGGCGGGCGCGGGCGTGGGCATGGGCCGCGACCACACGTTGTTCGCTCTGATCGAAGGTCAGGTCGTGTTTGCCAACAAGGGCAACAAGGGCCGTTTCATCAGCGTGCACGAAATCGTGACGGCTGCTGCTGCCGACTGA
- a CDS encoding CdaR family protein, giving the protein MSTRPGWARWLSPTYIWRRSVHNLLPKLSALVVAALVWLVATSDRRVNIEQGFDVRLEVRDTSSGTERRAVSDLPSTVRVTLSGQRSRLQGLAADKIEASVDTTGAKEGSFTLPVEVRAPDGTTALRVLPARVQGFVDSQLSRTLPVTLSVGTPPENSLPRYSVSPASVVVSGPSRLVITVDRVVTVPLNVGAGSEGAARLVPLTPQGAAVTNVVLRPASVTVRRTDTEAIPIRSVPVLLPAPPARLNVITSSVQPPTVRLIGPAEALRNLNSVTALLPYKAGSYRITPTFRLPPGVQILDSVSVSLSILERP; this is encoded by the coding sequence ATGAGCACCCGCCCCGGCTGGGCGCGCTGGCTGTCGCCCACGTATATCTGGCGGCGAAGCGTTCACAATCTGCTGCCAAAGCTGAGTGCGCTGGTGGTGGCGGCCCTGGTGTGGCTGGTCGCCACTTCAGATCGCCGCGTCAATATCGAACAGGGCTTCGACGTGCGGCTGGAGGTACGCGACACCAGTTCCGGCACCGAACGGCGGGCCGTCAGCGATCTGCCCTCGACGGTGCGCGTGACCCTGAGCGGGCAGCGTTCGCGGCTTCAGGGGCTGGCCGCCGACAAGATCGAGGCCAGTGTGGACACCACCGGGGCCAAGGAAGGCAGCTTTACCCTGCCCGTCGAGGTGCGTGCTCCTGACGGCACCACGGCGCTGCGGGTATTGCCTGCGCGGGTGCAGGGCTTCGTGGACAGCCAGCTGAGCCGCACGCTGCCGGTGACGCTGAGTGTCGGGACGCCGCCCGAAAACAGCCTGCCGCGCTACAGCGTCTCGCCAGCTTCGGTGGTGGTCAGTGGCCCTAGCCGCCTGGTCATCACGGTTGACCGGGTGGTGACGGTGCCGCTGAATGTGGGCGCTGGCAGCGAGGGAGCCGCCCGGCTGGTGCCCCTGACACCGCAGGGCGCGGCAGTGACCAACGTGGTGCTGCGCCCTGCCAGCGTGACTGTGCGCCGCACCGATACCGAGGCCATTCCGATTCGCAGCGTGCCGGTGCTGCTGCCTGCTCCTCCGGCGCGGCTGAACGTAATTACCAGCAGCGTGCAGCCCCCGACGGTGCGGCTGATCGGGCCAGCAGAGGCGCTGCGGAACCTGAACAGCGTGACTGCCCTGCTGCCCTACAAAGCGGGAAGTTACCGCATCACGCCGACTTTTCGGCTGCCGCCGGGCGTGCAGATTCTCGACAGCGTGAGTGTCAGCCTGAGTATTCTGGAACGTCCATGA
- a CDS encoding aminopeptidase: MTAQAAALSFEDKLANYADLLVRVGVNLQPGGKLRVNAPIEAASLVRLIAAKAYDAGALDVSVNYQDQHLGRVMYERATDAALDYAPEWAIEEPAHQMDDGYAFLSIAGSDPDLLAGIDQGKIARRSKTMAILSKPLAERQMAFEINWSVGAMPIPSWAAKVFPDVPQEQAISQLWDAIFAVSRADQSDPVAAWRTHLERLSSVTKYLNERRYSALHLRNSGSDITFGLADGHLWAGGAWPAQNGILGVPNLPTDEVFTAPHRERVDGYVSASKPLSVRGTLIEGIRMRFEAGRVVEASATRGQDVLESLLNTDEGARHLGELALVEYDSPVARAGMLFYNTLFDENAASHIALGQAYAFNVEGGTQPGRMAQAGVNESLIHVDWMIGTPDTDVDGIRADGQRESVMRAGKWAYEAQSEA; the protein is encoded by the coding sequence ATGACTGCCCAAGCTGCCGCACTGAGCTTTGAAGACAAACTCGCCAACTACGCCGACCTGCTGGTAAGGGTCGGCGTCAATCTGCAACCCGGCGGCAAGCTGCGGGTCAATGCGCCCATCGAGGCGGCGTCGCTGGTACGCCTGATCGCGGCGAAGGCCTACGATGCCGGAGCGCTCGATGTATCGGTCAATTATCAGGATCAGCACCTGGGGCGCGTGATGTACGAGCGGGCCACAGATGCCGCACTCGACTACGCGCCGGAATGGGCCATTGAAGAGCCAGCGCACCAGATGGACGACGGCTATGCGTTTCTGAGCATCGCGGGCAGCGACCCCGATCTGCTGGCGGGCATCGACCAGGGCAAGATCGCGCGGCGCAGCAAGACGATGGCGATTCTGAGCAAGCCGCTGGCCGAGCGGCAGATGGCCTTTGAAATCAACTGGAGCGTGGGAGCCATGCCGATTCCGAGCTGGGCGGCCAAGGTCTTCCCCGACGTGCCACAGGAGCAGGCCATTTCACAGCTCTGGGACGCCATCTTTGCGGTCAGCCGCGCCGATCAGAGCGACCCCGTGGCAGCCTGGAGAACCCATCTGGAACGCCTGAGCAGCGTGACGAAGTACCTGAACGAGCGGCGGTACAGCGCCCTGCATCTTCGGAACTCGGGCAGCGACATCACCTTTGGGCTGGCCGACGGGCATCTGTGGGCGGGCGGCGCGTGGCCTGCTCAGAACGGCATTCTGGGCGTGCCGAACCTGCCCACCGACGAGGTATTTACCGCGCCGCACCGAGAGCGGGTGGACGGCTACGTGAGCGCCAGCAAGCCGCTGAGCGTGCGCGGAACGCTGATCGAGGGCATCCGTATGCGCTTCGAGGCCGGGCGGGTGGTGGAAGCGAGCGCCACACGCGGCCAGGACGTGCTGGAATCGCTGCTGAACACCGACGAAGGAGCGCGGCACCTGGGCGAACTCGCGCTGGTCGAGTACGATTCTCCGGTTGCCCGTGCGGGCATGCTGTTCTACAACACGCTGTTCGATGAGAATGCCGCCAGCCATATCGCGCTGGGACAGGCCTACGCCTTCAACGTGGAGGGTGGCACCCAGCCCGGCAGGATGGCGCAGGCCGGAGTCAACGAGAGCCTGATTCACGTGGACTGGATGATCGGCACCCCCGATACCGACGTGGACGGCATCCGGGCAGACGGGCAGCGCGAAAGCGTGATGCGGGCCGGAAAGTGGGCTTACGAGGCGCAGTCCGAAGCCTGA
- the yqeK gene encoding bis(5'-nucleosyl)-tetraphosphatase (symmetrical) YqeK, with the protein MIQTLPTPRLSSVSEQATSGPVLPDHLSSGSFQNGALHSSAVQSWTDRIQAMVKPRRFEHVMRVADLARDIAYSNGLNPGLAYLAGVLHDVARDLPDSELLRLAPPECPIDLRHPLALHGRAGRTLLERWGFPQGTLPDRTVLEAVEDHTTGPREGNSISACVYIADVSEPGRGVNADIRELALSDLHAALKRAIVSKVTYLQGRGIEIHPRTLATFHSLR; encoded by the coding sequence ATGATCCAGACGCTGCCGACGCCCCGTTTGTCTTCGGTGTCCGAGCAAGCCACCTCCGGACCTGTGCTTCCCGATCATCTGAGCTCTGGATCGTTTCAGAACGGCGCACTTCACAGTAGCGCCGTTCAGAGCTGGACCGACCGAATTCAGGCAATGGTCAAACCCAGGCGCTTCGAGCATGTGATGCGGGTGGCCGATCTGGCCCGCGACATCGCGTACTCCAACGGTCTGAATCCGGGGCTGGCGTACCTGGCAGGCGTGCTGCACGATGTAGCCCGCGATCTGCCCGACAGCGAACTGTTGCGGCTGGCTCCGCCGGAATGCCCTATCGATCTGCGGCATCCGTTGGCGCTGCATGGACGAGCGGGCCGAACGCTGCTGGAACGCTGGGGATTTCCGCAGGGCACACTGCCTGACCGAACGGTGCTGGAGGCGGTCGAAGACCATACCACCGGCCCCCGCGAAGGCAACTCGATTTCTGCCTGCGTGTATATCGCCGACGTTTCAGAACCGGGGCGCGGCGTCAATGCCGACATCCGCGAACTGGCACTCAGCGACCTGCACGCCGCACTCAAGCGGGCCATCGTCTCCAAGGTGACGTATCTCCAGGGACGCGGCATCGAAATTCATCCGCGCACTCTCGCCACGTTTCACTCACTGCGCTGA
- a CDS encoding LCP family protein: protein MADQNSGRPAATGRKWRYRRQAKRPLAYNQVYYEDLASPTSPAQPPSPASVGAVRPGPPPKRKPKTPAAWRAWQLAGLTLAALTLAGYAVMSQSGGAARRVLASLPGQPPHLTLLLAGRDIVYCAPYTPCKDQDTRKVWQPPNTDSIMLVKVDGTRVNVLSIPRDTNVGPFDPRKGVASQKVNSQYWSGGLDGLSSAVEQITGERVDYAVVVRTDYVERVIGALGGLDVTVPDVPSYGDPKKRGIQFDDNAANLHVHLSPGPHHLDGAQAVAYLRMRKGLGDDYGRMDHQKQALNQLISRLKTPAGLAAALPVILGGLGNGVDTNADAGLVENLTPFLSQFRMNFATMPTTEIKGTFNLAVDPLALSKLWGSEGDVTSGSSVNTGVSVRVMDASGKALGPRFIRALEQAGYAKVSLETTTASREHTQVFTQTEVSAAESLADLLNVSRLQGIRFPIQSGEVGVLLGEDASSMYAALPQ, encoded by the coding sequence ATGGCTGATCAAAACTCAGGTCGCCCGGCGGCAACAGGCCGAAAGTGGCGCTATCGCCGTCAGGCCAAACGCCCGCTGGCCTACAACCAGGTCTATTACGAAGATCTGGCGTCTCCGACTTCGCCCGCTCAGCCGCCTTCCCCGGCCTCTGTGGGTGCCGTCAGACCGGGGCCACCCCCAAAGCGGAAGCCGAAGACTCCGGCAGCGTGGCGGGCGTGGCAACTGGCGGGTCTGACACTGGCAGCACTGACGCTGGCAGGCTACGCCGTCATGAGCCAGTCGGGGGGCGCGGCGCGGCGGGTGCTGGCGAGTCTGCCGGGTCAGCCTCCACACCTGACACTGCTGCTGGCCGGGCGCGACATCGTGTACTGTGCGCCCTACACGCCCTGCAAAGATCAGGACACCCGCAAGGTCTGGCAGCCGCCCAACACCGACAGCATCATGCTGGTGAAGGTGGACGGCACCCGTGTGAACGTGCTGTCGATTCCGCGTGACACCAACGTGGGGCCGTTCGATCCGCGTAAGGGCGTGGCCTCGCAGAAGGTCAACAGCCAGTACTGGAGCGGCGGGCTGGACGGCCTGAGCAGCGCTGTCGAACAGATCACGGGTGAGCGGGTGGATTACGCGGTGGTGGTACGGACCGACTACGTGGAGCGGGTCATCGGGGCGCTGGGCGGGCTGGACGTGACCGTTCCTGACGTGCCCAGCTACGGCGATCCCAAGAAGCGCGGCATTCAGTTCGACGACAACGCCGCCAACCTGCACGTTCACCTGTCACCCGGCCCGCACCATCTGGACGGAGCGCAGGCGGTGGCCTACCTGCGAATGAGAAAAGGACTGGGCGACGATTATGGGCGCATGGATCACCAGAAACAGGCGCTCAATCAGCTGATCAGTCGTCTGAAGACGCCGGCTGGCCTGGCCGCCGCACTGCCAGTGATTCTGGGCGGCCTGGGAAACGGCGTGGATACCAACGCCGATGCCGGGCTGGTCGAAAATCTGACGCCTTTCCTGTCGCAGTTCCGGATGAATTTTGCCACCATGCCCACCACCGAGATCAAGGGGACGTTCAATCTGGCAGTCGATCCGCTGGCTCTGAGCAAGCTGTGGGGCAGTGAAGGCGACGTGACCAGCGGCAGCAGCGTCAATACGGGGGTTTCGGTGCGCGTGATGGACGCCAGTGGCAAGGCGCTGGGACCGCGCTTCATCCGGGCGCTGGAACAGGCCGGGTACGCTAAAGTCAGCCTTGAGACCACCACGGCCAGCCGTGAACACACCCAGGTCTTTACCCAGACCGAGGTGAGCGCCGCCGAAAGCCTGGCCGATCTGCTGAACGTGTCGCGCCTTCAGGGCATCCGTTTTCCCATCCAGAGCGGCGAGGTGGGCGTGCTGCTGGGCGAGGACGCGAGCAGTATGTACGCCGCCCTTCCGCAGTAA